From the Mycoplasmatota bacterium genome, one window contains:
- a CDS encoding rod shape-determining protein, producing the protein MKRNIYASIEFGTHSIKLLVSEFYEEKQNILFIDEQLTSGIKIGNIIDKSTVYNDVKKLISKCEDFLSAKIKSVVLMFPSVNLFTKEVSYDITIPDNKVKGKHIKNLFNKVYTEEMKSPEKKGEIAYIYPNSFTSLKMKRTIDNPVGEITRELFASLEIVYENQQMIIDYISIVEQLGIEVIEIMPNVVGYKKSLLTKEESQNFTCVIDIGAHTTTITIFANQLINRSETFKIGSHIVTEAIKDELGLSIEDAEDFKITHGNCLVKESTEEIIFEKRFSDGSITYVTNEFIAKIVEEKYLEIIRVIRRYLLEMGLKNKINQFILIGGGVAIENFEKLFKNNFGEKVTVRSPNLVGTRHPKYSSIISGQYNILHLEQLFEEQYNMFVFDNSKI; encoded by the coding sequence ATGAAACGAAATATTTATGCATCAATTGAATTTGGAACACATTCGATTAAATTATTAGTTTCAGAATTTTATGAAGAAAAGCAAAATATATTATTTATTGATGAACAACTGACATCTGGAATTAAAATTGGTAATATTATCGATAAATCAACGGTTTATAATGATGTGAAGAAATTAATTTCAAAATGTGAAGACTTTCTTTCTGCTAAAATTAAATCCGTTGTTTTAATGTTTCCAAGCGTTAATTTATTTACCAAAGAAGTCAGTTATGATATAACTATTCCAGATAATAAAGTAAAAGGAAAACATATTAAAAATTTATTCAATAAAGTATATACAGAAGAAATGAAATCACCAGAGAAGAAGGGAGAAATTGCTTATATTTATCCTAATAGTTTTACCTCATTAAAAATGAAACGAACGATTGATAATCCAGTGGGAGAAATTACAAGAGAACTTTTTGCGAGTTTAGAAATTGTATATGAAAATCAACAAATGATTATTGATTATATTTCAATTGTTGAACAGTTAGGAATTGAAGTTATTGAAATAATGCCAAATGTTGTTGGATATAAAAAATCCTTATTAACAAAAGAAGAGTCACAAAATTTCACTTGTGTGATTGATATAGGAGCTCATACAACAACGATTACAATATTTGCCAATCAATTAATTAACCGCAGTGAAACGTTTAAGATTGGCTCACATATTGTTACAGAAGCGATAAAAGATGAACTTGGATTATCTATTGAAGATGCAGAAGATTTTAAAATCACCCATGGAAATTGTTTAGTAAAAGAATCGACCGAAGAAATCATTTTTGAGAAACGGTTTTCAGATGGATCAATTACTTATGTAACCAATGAGTTTATCGCAAAAATAGTTGAAGAGAAATATTTAGAAATAATCCGTGTGATAAGAAGATATTTACTAGAAATGGGATTAAAAAATAAAATTAATCAATTCATCCTAATTGGTGGAGGAGTAGCAATAGAGAATTTTGAAAAGCTCTTTAAAAATAACTTTGGAGAGAAGGTTACCGTTAGATCACCAAATTTAGTCGGTACAAGACATCCTAAGTATTCTTCTATCATTAGTGGACAATACAACATATTACATTTAGAACAACTTTTTGAAGAACAATACAACATGTTTGTTTTTGATAATAGTAAAATTTAA
- a CDS encoding N-acetylmuramoyl-L-alanine amidase, translated as MGKKYQFTFTILFIILTILTIQITLKTNSTLVEKASSSNISQETTENTITEAVWIDNITFDAGIKINEIMPYKSDYIAIGQEDNTPFMQLIHVENDEVINKGFPYLFTEGTGEVVDITIHDYFITTTIDNNDSIITQDFIEYNDHFIPFYKKQIQYNYDKDLTINPKYLVIHETANTGIGADADAHYRYWNSNPTANASTHFVVDSTQIYQMLELNQAAWHVGDNHNHSDITNLNSIGIEVAVNEDGDFSEARQNAIELTIHLMKTLNMDISQLKRHYDASGKNCPTNMLQQPELWNDFVQQVEQALN; from the coding sequence ATGGGAAAAAAGTACCAATTTACATTTACCATTTTATTTATTATATTAACAATTTTAACAATTCAAATAACTCTAAAAACAAATTCAACACTTGTTGAAAAAGCCAGTTCATCAAATATTTCTCAAGAAACTACTGAAAATACAATCACAGAAGCTGTTTGGATTGATAATATAACCTTTGATGCTGGTATTAAGATTAATGAAATTATGCCCTATAAAAGTGACTATATCGCGATTGGACAAGAGGATAACACGCCTTTTATGCAGTTAATTCATGTTGAGAATGATGAAGTTATTAATAAAGGTTTCCCTTATTTATTCACTGAAGGGACTGGAGAAGTAGTTGATATTACGATTCATGATTATTTTATTACAACTACAATTGATAATAATGATTCCATAATTACGCAAGACTTTATCGAATATAATGATCATTTTATTCCTTTTTATAAAAAACAAATTCAATATAATTATGATAAAGATTTAACTATTAATCCTAAATATCTTGTGATTCATGAAACTGCGAATACAGGTATTGGTGCTGATGCTGATGCACATTATCGCTATTGGAATAGTAATCCAACGGCGAATGCATCAACTCACTTTGTTGTTGATAGCACGCAAATTTATCAGATGCTAGAACTAAATCAAGCTGCTTGGCATGTTGGTGATAATCACAATCATTCTGATATAACCAATTTAAATTCAATTGGTATTGAAGTAGCAGTAAATGAGGATGGAGATTTTTCAGAAGCACGTCAAAATGCGATAGAATTAACGATTCACTTAATGAAAACACTCAATATGGATATATCTCAATTGAAACGGCATTATGATGCCAGTGGAAAAAATTGTCCAACTAATATGCTTCAACAACCAGAATTATGGAATGATTTTGTTCAACAAGTAGAACAAGCTCTAAATTAA
- a CDS encoding CoA-disulfide reductase, which produces MKKILIVGGVAGGATAAARLRRLSEEDQIILFERDEYISFANCGLPYYIGNVIKERGKLLVQTIPGMKKRFNLDIRNFSEVIKIDKENKSVMVKNVKTNETYEESYDRLILSPGANAINLPIPGIEEAENVFTLRNIPDTDKIKSFVDDLAPKHTVVVGGGFIGIEMAENLVERGVSVTLIDLANQVMAPLDFEMAQIVHERLVNHGVNLILEDAIDEIKDKGRTLILKSGKTLHTDLVVMGIGVKPENELAKSSGLKIGKRGHIVTTKQLQVMVEKTDEVISDIYAIGDAIEVYDYIDQSKTAIALAWPANRQGRLVADHINGFDIEYTGSLGTAVAKIFDLTVATTGNNEKQLKRKQLDYKTVIVHRGNHAGYYPGAENIAIKLLFDPKNGKILGAQAVGGEGTEKRIDVIATAIKGKLSVNDLPDLELSYAPPFSSAKDPVNIAGYVASNVYSHVYDMVTYDEIDEIVKNGGYLLDVRTEVEFNLGHIEGAVNIPVDDLRNQLDKITVSKETPIYVNCQVGLRAYIGVRILQENGFKNVYNLSGGYKTYSTATRVHKLNNQKPHVDKDIDTQNLENQKNNQIDVNTINPKLSIDACGLQCPGPIMQTYKAMEQVNAGDVIRIQSTDSGYARDIEKWCEKTGNTLIKVDKENKTYQAYIQKGCSTCATPQSQTSNENTTIVLFSGEMDKAMASMIIAQGSAAMGKNVTVFCTFWGLNLLRKDQKIKLKKPFIEKMFSKMMPRGPKAMGISKMNFGGLGAKMMKRVMRKKNVDSLEDLIKSAQEAGVNFIACNMSMDVMGIRKEELIDGIDYAGVATYLAESDTAGVTLFI; this is translated from the coding sequence ATGAAAAAAATTCTCATTGTTGGTGGTGTTGCTGGTGGAGCGACTGCTGCCGCAAGATTACGTCGCTTATCTGAAGAGGATCAAATTATTTTATTCGAAAGGGATGAGTACATTTCTTTCGCCAATTGTGGTTTACCTTATTATATCGGTAACGTTATAAAAGAACGAGGTAAATTGCTTGTTCAAACGATTCCAGGAATGAAAAAAAGGTTTAACTTAGATATTAGAAATTTTTCTGAAGTAATTAAAATAGATAAAGAAAATAAATCAGTTATGGTTAAAAATGTAAAAACAAATGAAACCTATGAAGAAAGCTATGATCGATTAATCTTATCTCCTGGAGCTAATGCGATTAATCTACCAATACCTGGAATTGAAGAAGCAGAAAATGTTTTTACACTACGTAATATTCCTGATACTGATAAAATTAAATCATTCGTTGATGATTTAGCACCAAAACATACTGTTGTTGTTGGTGGCGGTTTTATCGGTATTGAAATGGCAGAAAACTTAGTTGAAAGAGGTGTTTCTGTTACCCTTATTGATTTAGCGAATCAAGTTATGGCACCACTTGATTTTGAAATGGCGCAAATTGTTCATGAAAGATTAGTAAACCATGGCGTAAATCTAATATTAGAAGATGCTATTGATGAAATCAAAGATAAAGGTAGAACCCTTATCTTAAAAAGTGGTAAAACATTACATACCGATTTAGTGGTGATGGGAATTGGTGTTAAGCCTGAAAATGAGCTCGCTAAAAGTTCTGGTTTAAAAATAGGAAAAAGAGGACATATTGTTACAACTAAACAACTTCAAGTAATGGTTGAAAAAACAGATGAAGTCATTTCTGATATCTATGCTATAGGTGATGCAATTGAGGTATATGATTATATAGACCAAAGTAAAACAGCGATTGCTCTTGCGTGGCCTGCTAATAGACAAGGTCGATTAGTAGCAGACCACATCAATGGATTTGATATAGAATATACAGGTTCATTAGGAACTGCAGTTGCTAAAATATTTGATTTAACTGTAGCAACAACAGGAAATAATGAAAAACAATTAAAAAGAAAACAATTAGATTATAAAACAGTTATTGTTCATCGTGGTAATCATGCAGGATATTACCCTGGAGCTGAAAATATAGCGATTAAACTACTCTTTGATCCAAAAAATGGTAAAATACTTGGTGCTCAAGCCGTAGGTGGCGAAGGAACTGAAAAAAGAATCGATGTTATCGCAACAGCGATTAAAGGTAAGTTATCAGTAAATGATTTACCTGATTTAGAATTAAGTTATGCACCACCTTTCTCTTCAGCGAAAGACCCTGTCAATATTGCTGGTTATGTTGCTAGTAATGTATATAGTCATGTTTATGATATGGTTACTTACGATGAAATAGATGAAATTGTTAAAAATGGTGGTTATTTACTTGATGTTAGAACTGAAGTTGAATTTAACTTAGGCCATATTGAAGGAGCAGTCAATATCCCAGTCGATGACCTTAGAAATCAATTAGATAAAATTACTGTTTCAAAAGAAACACCAATTTATGTAAATTGTCAAGTAGGATTAAGAGCCTATATTGGTGTCCGTATTTTACAGGAAAATGGCTTTAAAAATGTTTATAATTTATCTGGTGGTTATAAAACATATTCTACCGCAACACGTGTACATAAACTAAACAATCAAAAACCACATGTTGATAAAGATATCGACACACAAAATTTAGAAAATCAAAAAAATAATCAAATTGATGTAAATACTATCAATCCAAAACTATCAATAGATGCTTGTGGTTTACAATGTCCTGGTCCGATTATGCAGACTTATAAGGCAATGGAACAGGTTAATGCAGGCGATGTTATCCGTATTCAATCAACTGATAGCGGCTATGCTAGAGATATTGAAAAGTGGTGTGAAAAGACAGGTAATACATTAATAAAAGTTGATAAAGAAAACAAAACTTATCAAGCATATATTCAAAAAGGATGTTCTACTTGTGCAACCCCACAATCACAAACATCAAATGAAAACACGACAATCGTTTTATTCAGTGGTGAAATGGATAAAGCAATGGCATCTATGATTATTGCTCAGGGTTCAGCAGCAATGGGAAAAAATGTTACCGTATTCTGTACTTTCTGGGGATTAAATTTACTTAGAAAAGATCAAAAAATAAAACTTAAGAAACCATTTATTGAAAAAATGTTTTCTAAAATGATGCCACGAGGACCAAAAGCCATGGGAATTTCTAAAATGAACTTCGGTGGTCTTGGTGCTAAAATGATGAAACGTGTTATGCGTAAGAAAAATGTTGATAGTTTAGAAGATCTTATTAAAAGTGCTCAAGAAGCAGGTGTTAATTTCATTGCTTGTAACATGAGTATGGATGTTATGGGAATAAGAAAAGAAGAATTAATCGATGGTATTGATTATGCAGGTGTTGCTACTTATTTAGCTGAAAGTGATACAGCTGGTGTAACTTTATTTATCTAA
- a CDS encoding phosphatase PAP2 family protein produces the protein MISFYIIIAIVIIGGIILITNLDYSILDFIQKILASPFMDKVMEFFTILGDHGMVWVIICAILLISPKTRYISLVALVALLFSLIFNDQILKNIIQRDRPFVGLEDIQLLIKAPSSYSFPSGHTCSSFAAAFVFGKYFKKPYSIITYILASLIAFSRLYLYVHFPSDVIVGCLMGFICSFLAILLFNQYKVYQERKLLKKTNNK, from the coding sequence ATGATTTCATTTTATATTATAATAGCAATAGTAATAATTGGAGGGATAATTTTGATAACAAACTTAGATTATTCAATATTAGATTTTATTCAAAAAATATTAGCATCACCATTTATGGATAAAGTGATGGAATTTTTTACAATCCTTGGGGATCATGGGATGGTTTGGGTGATTATTTGTGCAATCTTATTAATAAGTCCTAAGACCAGATATATTAGTTTAGTCGCATTAGTAGCATTACTCTTTAGTTTGATTTTTAATGATCAAATTTTAAAAAATATTATTCAAAGAGATCGTCCATTTGTTGGTCTTGAAGATATTCAGTTATTAATAAAAGCACCTAGTTCATATTCATTTCCATCAGGACATACCTGTTCATCATTTGCGGCAGCATTTGTTTTTGGAAAATATTTTAAAAAACCTTATTCAATTATCACTTATATATTAGCATCACTTATTGCTTTTTCAAGACTTTACCTTTATGTCCATTTTCCAAGTGATGTAATTGTTGGTTGTTTAATGGGATTCATTTGTAGTTTCTTAGCTATTTTATTATTTAATCAATATAAAGTTTATCAAGAAAGAAAGTTATTAAAAAAAACAAATAATAAATGA
- a CDS encoding bifunctional oligoribonuclease/PAP phosphatase NrnA, protein MDFIFDKIKSYDTIIIHRHIRPDGDCIGSQLGLKNIIEQTFPEKKVYAVGEESLGFIHLGKMDHIRDELYQNALVFILDVANIERISDNRYRKGKECIKIDHHPKRETICELEWIDPSYASCCEMIVDFYEQNKSELKLSIDGAKALYFGIITDTNRFSTPAVNSRTMRLASGLLEYNLNISEIYQWIYDEALNITRLRGFVASNFICTRNGLGYINIDKKICNQYLVDANISNVLVNTLANTALVKIWFVAIFDAKTNYIRISLRSKSLPINQFAEKYGGGGHKNASGIIVKDFYIVNQLISDLDIYLKENA, encoded by the coding sequence ATGGATTTCATTTTTGATAAGATAAAGTCATATGATACAATCATTATTCATCGACATATTCGACCCGATGGTGATTGTATTGGTAGTCAATTGGGCTTAAAGAATATAATTGAACAAACTTTTCCTGAAAAAAAAGTATACGCAGTAGGTGAAGAATCTTTAGGATTTATCCATTTAGGTAAAATGGATCATATTCGTGATGAACTATATCAAAATGCATTAGTATTTATACTTGATGTAGCGAATATTGAAAGAATATCAGACAATCGTTATCGAAAAGGAAAAGAGTGTATAAAAATTGATCATCATCCTAAAAGGGAGACCATTTGTGAATTAGAATGGATTGATCCTAGTTACGCCTCTTGTTGTGAGATGATTGTTGATTTCTATGAACAAAACAAGTCAGAATTAAAATTATCAATCGATGGAGCCAAAGCTTTGTATTTTGGGATTATTACAGATACAAACCGGTTTTCAACACCAGCAGTAAATAGTCGAACAATGCGCCTAGCTTCAGGATTACTTGAATATAACTTAAATATTAGTGAAATTTATCAATGGATTTATGATGAAGCACTAAATATAACTAGATTAAGAGGATTTGTAGCCTCAAACTTTATTTGTACAAGAAATGGATTGGGGTATATTAATATTGATAAGAAAATCTGTAATCAATATTTAGTAGATGCTAATATCTCCAATGTTTTAGTTAATACACTAGCAAATACAGCCCTTGTAAAAATTTGGTTTGTCGCTATATTTGATGCAAAAACGAATTATATTCGCATTAGTTTACGTTCAAAATCACTACCAATCAATCAATTTGCCGAAAAATATGGTGGTGGTGGTCATAAAAACGCAAGTGGGATTATAGTCAAAGACTTTTACATAGTTAATCAATTAATTTCTGATTTAGATATCTACTTAAAGGAAAATGCTTAG
- the ftsZ gene encoding cell division protein FtsZ, whose amino-acid sequence MFGFDNEFDQMPKIKVIGVGGGGSNAVDRMIENEVQGVEFIVCNTDAQVLRLSKAELRIQLGKELTRGLGAGANPEIGKKAAEESYEELQEMIKGADMVFITAGLGGGTGTGAGPIIAKIAKDSGALTVGIVTKPFTFEGKKRLSHANTGLEELRKNVDTMIVIPNDRLLQIVERNTPMLEAFREADNVLRQGVQGIAEIVAIPGLINLDFADIKTVMANKGTALMGIGIASGENRAVEAAMRAINSPLLETDIDGASDAIINITGGTSLTLYEINDAVNAIQNAANSDINVIHGAAINTDLDDEIIVTVIATGFDYSSTKTTDLKSLKANTSLKDTKPIEINLDKEEDDSQDDNDDDIEVPAFFRRRFK is encoded by the coding sequence ATGTTTGGTTTTGATAATGAATTTGATCAAATGCCTAAAATAAAAGTAATCGGTGTTGGTGGCGGTGGTTCAAACGCTGTTGATCGTATGATAGAAAATGAAGTTCAAGGTGTAGAATTTATTGTTTGTAATACAGATGCACAAGTTTTACGCTTATCAAAAGCAGAATTGAGAATTCAATTGGGGAAAGAATTAACAAGAGGACTTGGAGCAGGGGCTAATCCTGAAATTGGAAAAAAGGCTGCTGAGGAAAGTTATGAAGAACTTCAAGAAATGATAAAAGGAGCAGATATGGTTTTTATTACCGCTGGATTAGGCGGTGGGACAGGTACAGGTGCAGGACCAATCATAGCTAAAATTGCGAAAGATTCTGGGGCATTGACTGTCGGAATTGTCACTAAACCATTCACATTTGAAGGGAAAAAGCGTTTATCTCACGCCAATACAGGATTAGAAGAATTACGAAAAAATGTTGATACAATGATTGTTATACCGAATGATCGGTTACTACAAATTGTTGAAAGAAATACCCCTATGTTAGAAGCTTTTAGAGAAGCAGATAATGTGTTACGTCAAGGGGTACAAGGAATTGCTGAAATTGTGGCAATACCAGGATTAATCAATCTTGACTTCGCTGATATTAAAACTGTAATGGCTAACAAAGGAACAGCGTTAATGGGAATTGGTATTGCTAGTGGTGAAAACCGAGCTGTTGAAGCTGCAATGAGAGCGATTAATAGTCCATTATTAGAAACAGATATTGATGGGGCATCTGATGCAATTATTAATATTACTGGTGGAACGTCTCTAACCCTATATGAAATAAATGATGCTGTTAACGCTATACAAAATGCGGCTAATTCGGATATTAACGTTATTCATGGAGCAGCGATAAATACTGATTTAGATGATGAAATTATCGTGACAGTAATTGCAACAGGTTTTGATTACAGTAGCACAAAAACTACTGATTTAAAATCTTTAAAAGCAAATACAAGCCTTAAAGATACAAAACCAATTGAAATTAATCTTGATAAAGAAGAGGATGACTCGCAAGATGATAATGACGATGATATTGAAGTGCCAGCATTCTTTAGACGTCGATTTAAATAA
- the cysK gene encoding cysteine synthase A, translating to MIVNRIDELIGNTPIVKLNKLPENYADVYIKLEFFNPGGSIKDRIAYKMIDAAEKNGELKPGDTIIEPTSGNTGIGASMVAAARGYKIVVVMPETMSIERRKIMGAYGATIVLTEGAKGMNGAIEKAEQLVKEKGYYMLKQFENENNIKAHEETTAKELLKDFKEGFDALVAGVGTGGTITGIGNIIKNQIPNVHLVAVEPLNSPVLSGGKPGPHKIQGIGAGFIPKILNVSIYDEVIQVSSENAFQTARQLAKDYGILIGVSSGASIYAALEIAKKLGNGKKVVVIAPDNGERYLSTTLYEVGE from the coding sequence ATGATTGTTAATAGAATTGATGAATTAATTGGGAATACTCCCATTGTAAAATTGAATAAATTACCAGAAAATTATGCTGATGTATATATAAAACTCGAATTCTTTAACCCAGGGGGTTCTATAAAAGATAGAATCGCCTACAAAATGATTGATGCTGCTGAAAAAAATGGTGAATTAAAGCCAGGGGATACAATTATTGAACCAACCAGTGGAAATACAGGGATTGGGGCTTCAATGGTTGCTGCAGCTAGAGGTTATAAAATTGTTGTTGTGATGCCAGAAACAATGAGTATAGAGCGTCGTAAAATTATGGGAGCTTATGGAGCAACCATTGTTTTAACTGAAGGTGCTAAAGGAATGAATGGGGCAATTGAAAAAGCAGAACAATTGGTTAAAGAAAAAGGTTATTATATGTTAAAACAATTTGAAAACGAAAATAACATTAAAGCCCATGAAGAAACAACCGCAAAGGAATTATTAAAAGATTTTAAAGAAGGATTTGATGCACTCGTTGCTGGAGTTGGGACAGGCGGTACGATTACAGGGATTGGTAATATTATTAAAAATCAAATACCAAATGTCCATTTGGTTGCAGTAGAACCATTAAATTCACCTGTTTTATCAGGTGGTAAACCAGGGCCACATAAAATTCAAGGGATTGGGGCAGGGTTTATTCCTAAAATATTAAATGTATCGATTTATGATGAAGTTATCCAAGTTTCATCAGAAAATGCCTTTCAAACTGCTAGACAGTTAGCTAAAGATTATGGTATTTTAATCGGTGTTTCATCTGGTGCTAGTATATATGCTGCTTTAGAAATTGCTAAAAAACTAGGTAATGGAAAAAAAGTCGTTGTCATAGCACCTGATAATGGTGAAAGATATTTAAGTACAACTTTGTATGAAGTAGGAGAGTAA
- a CDS encoding FAD-dependent oxidoreductase has translation MHHSLWLDQSKLKRFPTLKNDLETDVLVIGGGITGITTALLLVEEGYNVSVVDKNKLLYGTTGHTTAKVTIQHGLIYHNLIKKLGIDKSQLYVDSNQKALELIKYNIKSLDIFCDFEDVPSYVYTQREDKIKLIEKEFEAVQRLKIDSFITDELTLPFEIKGAIGFKNQGHFNITKYLQDLVEAFTQNDDSYIFEQSKVIKVKEDNNMCHTYLDSGIKIKSRHVVLASHYPCNDTYNLYFTKLEPTTSYVIAAKYHAKFDNADYINIEKPIRSIRTQQVDNDNLILIGGESHQTGNLENKRSHFDNLETFGKEYFNIEEPLYKWSNQDYKTFDNLPYIGRLNKKSPHIIVATGFKKWGMTTSHVAAMLARDLITNKKTDYEDLYDPRRFSDKLNCQYFRYNLKSAKNFIKDRLKKTPKDFNVEVGKGKIVSYKGKKYGVYKNENEELFIVDATCPHLKCILTFNNDQKTYDCPCHGSRFTFKGKYIDGPSIKDLKRINFKDIK, from the coding sequence ATGCATCATTCATTATGGTTAGATCAATCTAAATTAAAAAGGTTCCCTACATTAAAAAATGATTTGGAAACAGATGTGTTAGTTATTGGTGGAGGTATTACTGGAATTACAACAGCCCTATTATTAGTTGAAGAGGGTTATAATGTATCGGTTGTCGATAAAAATAAACTACTGTATGGGACTACTGGCCATACAACGGCTAAAGTAACCATTCAACATGGGCTTATTTATCATAATTTAATAAAAAAATTAGGAATTGATAAATCACAACTTTATGTTGATTCAAATCAAAAAGCACTTGAACTTATTAAATACAACATTAAATCATTAGATATATTTTGTGATTTTGAAGATGTCCCAAGTTATGTGTATACTCAACGAGAAGATAAGATTAAATTAATTGAAAAAGAATTTGAAGCTGTACAGCGATTAAAAATAGATAGTTTCATAACAGATGAATTAACATTACCATTTGAAATTAAAGGCGCAATAGGCTTTAAAAACCAAGGGCATTTTAATATCACTAAATATTTACAGGATTTAGTAGAAGCATTTACTCAAAACGATGATAGTTACATATTTGAACAGTCAAAAGTCATTAAGGTTAAAGAAGACAATAATATGTGTCACACCTATTTAGATAGTGGCATTAAAATAAAATCAAGACATGTCGTATTAGCCTCTCATTATCCTTGTAATGATACTTATAATCTATATTTTACTAAACTAGAACCCACAACCTCTTATGTGATTGCGGCTAAATATCATGCCAAGTTTGATAATGCAGATTATATTAATATTGAAAAACCAATACGATCTATAAGAACGCAACAAGTAGATAATGACAATTTAATATTAATTGGTGGTGAGAGTCATCAAACAGGTAATTTAGAAAATAAAAGATCACATTTTGATAATTTAGAAACATTTGGTAAAGAATACTTTAATATTGAAGAACCGCTTTACAAATGGTCAAATCAAGACTATAAGACTTTTGATAACCTACCATATATTGGTCGATTAAATAAAAAATCTCCTCATATTATTGTCGCTACTGGTTTTAAAAAATGGGGGATGACAACAAGTCATGTAGCAGCAATGTTAGCTAGAGATTTAATTACCAATAAAAAAACTGATTATGAAGACTTATATGATCCAAGACGTTTCAGTGATAAATTAAATTGTCAGTACTTCAGATACAACCTAAAAAGCGCTAAAAACTTTATTAAAGATAGACTAAAGAAAACTCCAAAAGACTTCAATGTTGAGGTAGGAAAAGGTAAAATCGTCTCTTATAAAGGTAAAAAATATGGTGTCTATAAAAATGAAAATGAAGAATTATTTATTGTTGATGCAACTTGTCCACATTTAAAATGCATTCTAACATTTAACAATGATCAAAAAACTTACGATTGCCCTTGTCATGGTTCACGTTTTACTTTTAAAGGAAAATATATTGATGGACCCTCTATTAAAGACTTAAAGAGAATTAATTTTAAAGACATTAAGTAA
- the cysE gene encoding serine O-acetyltransferase: protein MSKKEKSFIKSIKERDPAARYFLQIILFYPGVQAVFWYRIAHFLYNHKLKYISFFLMYCVRNILNIEIHPAAKIGKRLFIDHGTGVVIGETVEIGNDVLIYHGVTLGGTGKHQGKRHPTIKDMVTLGAGSKILGPIVIGENSKVGANAVVLRDVPPHATAVGIPAVIKEIKY, encoded by the coding sequence ATGTCTAAAAAGGAGAAGTCATTCATTAAATCGATAAAAGAACGTGATCCTGCTGCTAGATATTTCTTACAAATTATTCTTTTTTATCCTGGTGTTCAAGCTGTCTTTTGGTATCGAATTGCCCATTTTTTATATAATCATAAACTAAAGTATATTTCCTTTTTCTTAATGTATTGTGTAAGAAATATTTTAAATATTGAAATACATCCAGCAGCTAAAATTGGTAAACGTTTATTTATTGATCATGGTACAGGGGTAGTGATTGGTGAAACAGTAGAAATAGGGAATGATGTTCTTATTTATCATGGTGTTACATTAGGTGGAACAGGTAAACATCAAGGGAAGAGACATCCAACGATAAAAGATATGGTAACATTAGGGGCAGGTTCCAAAATATTAGGACCAATCGTTATAGGAGAAAATAGTAAAGTAGGTGCTAATGCTGTTGTATTACGTGATGTTCCCCCTCACGCAACAGCTGTAGGAATTCCTGCTGTCATAAAAGAAATTAAATATTAA